From the genome of Dehalococcoidia bacterium:
GAAATATTGAACCTGCTCCTGGCAAATTTGCAGGAGTTGACTTTTTCCCTCGCCCTACTCCTAATACTTGCCCTTTGGACAAAAGCCCTAAAGAGGATACTGCCGCACCCAAAAGAGCGACTTTCTTTAAAAAGCCCC
Proteins encoded in this window:
- a CDS encoding twin-arginine translocation signal domain-containing protein, which encodes MSDQTVSSPQGNVSRRGFLKKVALLGAAVSSLGLLSKGQVLGVGRGKKSTPANLPGAGSIFQPRGDGRTQK